A stretch of the Cyanobacteria bacterium GSL.Bin1 genome encodes the following:
- a CDS encoding cyclase: MIEPQFGNEQEKTVNSAELELAEQLDQVKIETEEVAKRQRRITSQIGIAHPRESVWQVLTDYESLPQFIPSLEKSQRLEHPEGEKVRLEQVGKQKLLKMNFSARVVLDLEETQPERIDFEMVEGDFKAFSGYWLLEPAEPATQLIYSIFVWPPRTMPVSLIERRLSKDLSLNLVAIRQRVETLFS, translated from the coding sequence GTGATTGAACCACAATTTGGTAACGAACAAGAAAAGACCGTTAATTCTGCAGAATTGGAATTAGCAGAACAACTGGATCAAGTAAAGATTGAGACGGAAGAGGTGGCAAAGCGTCAACGGCGTATTACCAGTCAAATTGGAATTGCGCACCCCAGAGAATCAGTTTGGCAAGTTCTGACTGACTATGAATCCCTACCCCAATTTATTCCCAGTTTGGAAAAAAGCCAACGCCTCGAACATCCCGAAGGAGAAAAAGTTCGTTTAGAACAGGTAGGAAAACAAAAACTGCTAAAAATGAATTTTAGTGCTCGTGTGGTTCTAGATTTAGAAGAAACTCAACCCGAGCGGATCGATTTTGAAATGGTAGAAGGGGATTTTAAGGCATTTTCTGGATATTGGTTATTAGAACCGGCAGAACCGGCGACACAACTGATTTATAGTATCTTTGTTTGGCCGCCCCGAACGATGCCGGTGAGCTTAATTGAGCGTCGTTTGAGTAAAGATTTGTCTTTAAATTTAGTGGCGATTCGCCAA
- a CDS encoding GAF domain-containing protein codes for MEITLIEQEINELTLASADAKGLLWEVSRKIAQSLSAEVCLLIPFENLPSASWSAVDNLNKSNLLEWEEKCRELLWESLIASGNDQETLSEVLTAWGENLALKHWEVYPIAREQLQGWLILGSTDHLGLNHHLEAPLETALSFTLKTAQLHYKLEKKERHQLLQQAVTEAIHHSQELETILENAIAQTAQSLEVSRAMLLMLRYSEPVFGNRQQMSDPNIEVQLLTQWAQTSALESPVTSFPLSNSPLCLKAWQQAPVSLSHEPIDESNPLHFLEDSLPMSAWLIVPLMGTSSGHPESQLVLGFLLLENNEPRVWETEEQALVNWVSTQASTAVIHNKTLQRVQSLVDERTAQLQRSLDVQARLYETSRNQVEQLQELNQLKDEFLATISHELNTPLATMKMAIRMLHNQELSPERQQKYLGILEQEWHREYNLIKDLLTLQKIDEEGIPLTITAIDLEKLLKQLAEEFKSKWEEKKLNATLTLNQVKGSPEALTIHSDRESVQRIFLELLGNAGKYSYANTTVEMIVSEATRNCLRISVKNLGYGISPVEQTYIFDRFRRGKGVTQKAIPGTGLGLALVKSLVRYLRGTIDLDSKYNPDGVGETTFHVTLPRSLKEISTKE; via the coding sequence GTGGAAATAACGCTGATTGAACAAGAGATTAATGAATTAACGCTCGCTAGTGCAGATGCGAAAGGACTGCTTTGGGAAGTCTCTCGAAAAATTGCCCAGAGTCTGTCAGCGGAAGTTTGTTTGTTAATTCCTTTTGAAAATTTACCCAGTGCAAGTTGGAGTGCCGTAGATAATCTTAACAAAAGCAACTTGCTGGAATGGGAAGAAAAATGCAGAGAATTGCTTTGGGAAAGCTTAATAGCAAGCGGCAATGACCAGGAAACTCTAAGCGAAGTTTTAACCGCTTGGGGAGAGAACTTAGCATTGAAGCATTGGGAAGTGTACCCCATTGCTCGGGAACAACTTCAGGGATGGTTAATTCTAGGCAGTACTGATCATTTAGGGCTCAATCATCATTTAGAAGCCCCCTTAGAAACGGCCTTGTCTTTTACTCTAAAAACAGCACAGTTACACTATAAGCTAGAAAAAAAAGAGCGCCACCAGTTACTGCAGCAAGCAGTAACAGAGGCAATTCATCATTCTCAGGAGCTAGAGACGATCTTAGAAAACGCGATCGCGCAAACTGCTCAATCTTTAGAAGTCAGTCGCGCAATGCTTCTGATGCTCCGATATTCTGAACCCGTCTTTGGTAACCGTCAACAAATGAGTGACCCGAATATAGAGGTGCAACTGTTGACACAGTGGGCGCAAACTTCAGCGTTAGAAAGTCCGGTCACTTCTTTTCCTCTCAGCAACAGTCCTCTGTGTTTAAAAGCCTGGCAACAAGCCCCTGTTTCTCTTAGCCATGAACCGATAGATGAGAGCAACCCGCTGCATTTTTTGGAAGATTCTCTACCAATGTCAGCCTGGTTGATTGTCCCCCTGATGGGGACCAGTAGCGGTCATCCTGAATCACAACTGGTGTTAGGCTTTTTACTATTGGAAAACAATGAACCCCGAGTCTGGGAAACAGAAGAGCAAGCATTAGTGAATTGGGTGAGTACCCAAGCCAGTACGGCTGTGATTCACAATAAAACCCTACAACGGGTGCAGTCCCTAGTTGATGAGCGTACAGCACAATTACAACGCAGTTTAGATGTACAAGCCAGACTCTACGAAACGAGTCGCAATCAAGTGGAACAGCTGCAAGAGCTTAATCAACTCAAAGATGAGTTTTTAGCAACGATTAGCCATGAACTAAATACGCCTTTAGCAACAATGAAAATGGCAATTCGGATGTTACATAATCAGGAACTTTCCCCAGAACGTCAGCAAAAATATTTGGGCATTTTAGAACAGGAATGGCATCGCGAATATAACCTAATTAAAGACCTCTTAACCCTACAAAAGATAGATGAGGAAGGAATTCCCTTAACAATAACCGCCATTGATCTCGAAAAACTATTAAAGCAACTTGCAGAGGAATTTAAATCGAAATGGGAGGAAAAAAAATTAAACGCAACCTTGACGTTAAATCAAGTCAAGGGGTCACCAGAAGCCTTGACCATTCATAGTGATCGAGAAAGTGTGCAACGCATCTTTTTAGAATTATTGGGTAACGCCGGTAAGTATTCTTATGCGAATACCACAGTAGAAATGATAGTTTCTGAAGCAACCCGGAACTGTCTTCGGATTAGTGTGAAGAATCTTGGTTATGGGATTTCTCCTGTAGAACAAACTTATATTTTTGATCGGTTCCGGCGAGGCAAGGGGGTCACTCAGAAAGCAATTCCTGGAACTGGCTTGGGTTTAGCACTGGTTAAATCTTTGGTCCGATATCTTCGTGGCACAATTGATCTTGACAGTAAGTATAATCCGGATGGGGTTGGGGAAACGACTTTTCATGTTACTCTTCCTCGCTCACTCAAGGAAATATCAACGAAAGAATAA
- a CDS encoding ribonuclease D: MNLSKFQVCDQDLSPELLNQYLSSPAVGVDTETMGLNPMRDRLCLVQLCDAEGNVTMIRIAKRQQQADRLSQLMVAPNVLKIFHFARFDIAQIYHSFGIMTTPIFCTKIASKMARTYTSSHGLKSLVQELEQVELDKRSQSSDWGNVGNLSPEQLSYAANDVRYLISMKEKLQAMLEREERWQLTQECFQCLPTFAQLDLQQFENIFEH; this comes from the coding sequence ATGAATTTATCAAAGTTTCAGGTTTGTGATCAAGACCTGTCACCAGAATTACTGAACCAATATTTATCCAGTCCTGCTGTTGGCGTCGATACAGAAACGATGGGCTTGAATCCCATGCGCGATCGGCTTTGCTTGGTGCAGTTGTGTGATGCTGAAGGAAATGTTACAATGATTAGGATCGCGAAAAGACAACAGCAAGCGGATCGTCTCTCCCAGTTAATGGTGGCGCCGAATGTACTGAAGATTTTTCACTTTGCTCGGTTTGATATTGCTCAGATTTACCATAGTTTTGGGATTATGACAACCCCAATCTTCTGTACCAAAATTGCCAGTAAGATGGCTCGAACTTATACCTCTAGTCATGGTTTAAAAAGCTTGGTGCAAGAATTAGAACAAGTGGAATTAGATAAACGTTCCCAAAGTTCGGACTGGGGAAATGTGGGGAACCTCTCCCCAGAACAATTGAGCTATGCAGCGAATGATGTCCGTTATTTGATTAGTATGAAAGAGAAATTACAAGCGATGCTGGAACGAGAAGAGCGATGGCAACTCACTCAAGAATGTTTTCAGTGTCTTCCCACTTTTGCTCAACTTGACCTACAACAATTTGAAAATATTTTTGAACATTAA
- the trpB gene encoding tryptophan synthase subunit beta, whose product MTVSSVSPSSQSQYPDDKGRFGQFGGKYVPETLICALSELETAYRQIRRDPDFNQQLTQLLQDYVGRPSPLYFAERLSEYYAQPDGTTPQIYLKREDLNHTGAHKINNAIAQVLLARKMGKQRIIAETGAGQHGVATATVCARFGLECVIYMGVQDMERQALNVFRMRLMGAKVEPVEAGNGTLKDATSQAIRDWVTNVENTHYILGSVAGPHPYPMMVRDFHAVIGEETRRQCQEKWGGLPDILLACIGGGSNAMGLFSEFISDPSIRLIGVEAGGEGINSPNHAATLTRGEPGVLHGAMSYLLQDEDGQVTEAHSISAGLDYPGVGPEHSYLKDSGRAEYYSVTDAQAVEAFQRMSRLEGIIPALETAHAFAYLDTLCPQLSGSPRIVINCSGRGDKDVQTVAKYLEERS is encoded by the coding sequence GTGACAGTATCATCGGTTTCTCCTTCGTCTCAATCCCAATATCCTGATGACAAAGGGCGTTTTGGTCAATTTGGGGGGAAATATGTTCCCGAAACCCTTATCTGTGCTCTCAGTGAGCTCGAAACTGCCTACCGTCAAATTCGTCGGGATCCTGATTTTAATCAGCAACTGACTCAGCTCTTGCAAGATTATGTGGGACGCCCCAGCCCGCTTTATTTTGCCGAACGCCTCAGTGAATACTATGCTCAGCCGGATGGAACAACGCCACAAATTTATCTGAAACGAGAAGATTTAAACCATACCGGAGCGCATAAAATTAATAACGCGATCGCGCAGGTGCTCTTAGCGCGCAAAATGGGTAAGCAACGCATTATTGCTGAAACCGGAGCCGGTCAACATGGGGTGGCAACCGCGACTGTGTGTGCTCGTTTTGGCTTGGAATGTGTCATTTATATGGGCGTTCAAGATATGGAACGTCAAGCTCTCAATGTCTTTCGGATGCGTTTAATGGGGGCAAAAGTGGAGCCGGTAGAAGCCGGCAATGGCACCCTCAAAGATGCTACTTCTCAAGCGATTCGAGACTGGGTAACTAACGTGGAGAATACCCATTATATCCTGGGTTCCGTTGCCGGTCCCCATCCCTATCCGATGATGGTCCGTGACTTTCATGCGGTGATTGGCGAAGAAACCCGTCGTCAATGTCAAGAAAAATGGGGCGGACTCCCTGATATTCTCTTAGCCTGTATTGGTGGCGGCTCCAATGCCATGGGCCTCTTCTCAGAATTTATTAGTGACCCCTCGATTCGCTTAATTGGCGTGGAAGCGGGTGGAGAAGGCATTAACTCTCCGAACCATGCTGCTACCCTCACTCGAGGCGAACCAGGGGTCTTGCATGGGGCGATGAGTTATCTCTTACAAGATGAAGATGGACAAGTCACAGAAGCCCATTCCATTAGTGCCGGTTTAGACTACCCAGGAGTGGGACCCGAACACAGTTATCTCAAAGATAGTGGTCGCGCTGAATATTACAGTGTCACTGATGCGCAAGCTGTGGAAGCATTTCAGCGTATGTCTCGTTTAGAGGGCATCATTCCTGCTTTAGAAACGGCTCATGCTTTTGCCTATTTAGACACTCTTTGTCCTCAGCTTTCGGGATCGCCGAGAATTGTCATTAACTGTTCCGGACGCGGTGACAAAGACGTGCAAACCGTCGCCAAATATTTAGAAGAACGCAGCTAA
- a CDS encoding YihY family inner membrane protein: protein MKKLKSLIALLRETFTQWLEHKAPRLAAALAYYMVFSLAPLLVIAIAIAGAIFGEEAARGEIVNRIGGFVGQDAASLIEKAISNASQPDLSNVASLISVAILLFGASGVFAQLQDALNTIWSVQPRPGRVIKQFISKRILSFGMVLGLGLFVILSLILTAAISALSQLELLPGFPFLWKFLSLAVSFGLVTLFFALVFKFLPDAKVAWSDVWIGSIITSILFAIGRSLLGWYLGKTSFASTYGAAGSLIVLLAWVYYSAQILFLGAEFTEVYARKFGSHITPTRHSRRITTTPLDED, encoded by the coding sequence ATGAAAAAACTTAAGAGCTTAATTGCTCTCCTGAGAGAAACGTTTACACAGTGGTTAGAACATAAAGCACCTCGTTTAGCTGCTGCTTTAGCTTACTACATGGTTTTTTCCCTCGCGCCACTGCTGGTTATCGCGATCGCGATTGCTGGGGCAATTTTTGGGGAAGAGGCGGCTCGGGGTGAAATTGTCAATCGGATTGGCGGCTTTGTCGGTCAAGATGCGGCAAGTCTAATTGAAAAAGCAATTAGTAATGCTAGTCAGCCTGATTTGAGTAATGTTGCCTCTTTAATTAGTGTCGCCATTCTCTTGTTTGGCGCCTCTGGGGTGTTTGCGCAATTACAAGATGCCTTGAATACCATTTGGAGTGTCCAACCGCGGCCGGGACGCGTCATTAAACAGTTTATCAGTAAACGGATCTTATCATTTGGGATGGTTTTAGGGTTAGGGCTATTTGTCATTCTCTCTTTGATCCTCACCGCTGCTATTTCTGCCTTAAGTCAACTGGAATTATTGCCCGGGTTTCCGTTTTTATGGAAATTTCTTTCCTTGGCTGTTTCTTTTGGCTTAGTGACTTTATTTTTTGCGCTCGTTTTCAAGTTTCTCCCTGATGCAAAAGTGGCTTGGAGCGATGTTTGGATCGGATCAATTATTACCTCGATTCTCTTTGCCATTGGGCGATCGCTGCTGGGCTGGTATCTGGGAAAAACCAGTTTTGCTTCCACCTATGGCGCAGCCGGTTCTTTGATTGTTCTTCTGGCTTGGGTGTACTATTCCGCGCAAATTCTCTTTCTTGGCGCCGAATTCACCGAAGTTTATGCCCGCAAGTTTGGTTCTCACATTACCCCCACTCGTCACTCGAGGCGGATTACCACGACCCCCCTTGATGAAGATTGA
- a CDS encoding MBL fold metallo-hydrolase produces MMSDSPSPFRSDHGCLICYPYAVGHEGEGVCFLLQLGDHRLLLDCGVADVKELTTSEGNLPPIDFILCSHAHSDHARGLLSLHRAFPDIPIYASEVTVQLLPLNWLEEKEVPALAHALPTRTRIAIADDLTVELYPAGHLPGACAIALTYTTPQRRHRLLYTGDFFLSNSRLAEGLSIEELRGFSPDILMIEGSYGTARHPHRRQQENQLMARLSDTLAAGKNIVLPVPYFGLAQEILVLLRSHHQFTGRNLDIWVDPIITQACTAYLDILPHLPDSVQNFAKHQPLFWDERVRPRVRPLKSSADITDSPTILLVEENSDWSKLISKEDRNWVIFQAEHPATPEISQKNLPWHTETYLLAQHSDGLGTTQLIHNLRPQHVIFIHGPKNYLIDLTGLEELQHRYHLHLPQAKTEVELHIGDQFIQPAAPPETSYEGEVTEEEKVINIQLPSSIVNDPRWHNFSDTGLLKARWQGEELVLRGLSQKEILRQTSDEKLPREIASCGNCRYRKAQHCRNPSSPLYGFQVTPQGYCPLFEPLTDNSEPDS; encoded by the coding sequence ATGATGAGTGATTCTCCTTCTCCTTTTCGCAGCGATCACGGCTGCTTGATTTGTTATCCTTATGCGGTTGGTCATGAGGGGGAAGGAGTTTGTTTTTTGTTGCAATTGGGAGACCATCGTTTACTTTTAGATTGTGGAGTTGCGGATGTTAAAGAATTAACGACATCTGAGGGTAATTTACCGCCCATTGATTTTATTTTATGTAGTCATGCCCACAGCGATCATGCTCGTGGTTTGTTGAGTTTACATCGCGCTTTTCCGGATATTCCCATTTATGCTAGCGAAGTGACGGTGCAGTTATTACCTCTCAATTGGCTCGAAGAAAAGGAAGTTCCGGCGTTAGCCCATGCTCTGCCCACTCGCACCCGCATTGCCATAGCCGATGATTTAACGGTTGAACTCTATCCAGCCGGACATTTACCAGGGGCTTGCGCGATCGCGCTGACCTATACCACGCCCCAACGCCGTCACCGCCTCCTCTATACGGGCGACTTTTTTCTCTCTAACTCTCGCTTAGCCGAAGGCTTATCCATTGAAGAGTTACGAGGCTTTTCTCCTGATATTCTTATGATTGAAGGCAGTTATGGCACAGCCCGCCATCCCCACCGCCGTCAGCAAGAAAATCAGTTAATGGCGCGGTTAAGTGATACTTTAGCGGCTGGGAAAAATATTGTTTTACCGGTGCCGTATTTTGGGTTGGCGCAAGAAATCTTAGTTTTGCTGCGATCGCACCATCAGTTTACGGGTCGCAACTTAGATATTTGGGTTGATCCCATTATTACTCAAGCCTGTACTGCCTATCTCGATATTCTTCCGCATCTTCCTGACTCGGTACAAAACTTTGCTAAACATCAACCGCTCTTTTGGGATGAACGGGTTCGCCCGCGGGTTCGCCCTCTCAAAAGTAGTGCCGATATTACCGATTCTCCAACCATCTTGCTGGTGGAAGAAAACTCAGATTGGAGCAAACTCATCTCTAAAGAGGATCGCAATTGGGTCATTTTTCAAGCAGAACATCCAGCAACTCCAGAAATTAGCCAGAAGAATTTGCCATGGCACACTGAAACTTATCTCCTCGCTCAGCATAGTGACGGTCTAGGAACCACCCAACTGATCCACAACCTCCGTCCGCAGCACGTCATTTTTATTCATGGTCCAAAAAATTATTTAATTGATTTAACAGGACTCGAAGAACTCCAACACCGCTATCATCTCCATCTTCCTCAAGCCAAAACGGAAGTGGAACTCCACATTGGCGATCAATTCATCCAACCGGCAGCCCCACCCGAAACGAGCTATGAGGGCGAAGTTACGGAAGAAGAAAAAGTCATTAACATTCAACTTCCCAGCAGCATTGTCAATGACCCCCGCTGGCATAATTTTTCTGATACTGGATTGCTCAAAGCCCGCTGGCAGGGAGAAGAACTGGTCTTACGAGGCTTATCGCAAAAGGAGATTCTTCGTCAAACCAGTGACGAAAAACTCCCTCGTGAAATTGCGAGTTGTGGTAATTGTCGGTATCGGAAAGCGCAACATTGCCGTAACCCCTCTTCTCCCCTTTATGGATTTCAAGTCACACCACAAGGATACTGCCCACTGTTTGAACCCTTAACCGACAATTCCGAGCCTGATTCTTAA
- a CDS encoding DUF4278 domain-containing protein, with product MKLTYRGVQYENNTPVVETTEGEVAGKYRGLDWRFHGLKKQLHLQPRANLTYRGITYQVHPQAASVTDVSVKPNTASISTETKARNLMRNQVLNFKKRQKSMLTRANAEIGMK from the coding sequence ATGAAACTAACCTATCGCGGTGTCCAATACGAAAATAATACTCCCGTTGTTGAAACAACTGAAGGCGAAGTTGCCGGTAAATATCGCGGTTTAGACTGGCGCTTTCACGGTTTGAAAAAACAACTCCATCTCCAACCGCGTGCCAATCTGACGTATCGGGGCATTACTTATCAAGTCCATCCCCAAGCGGCATCTGTTACTGACGTATCAGTTAAACCGAATACTGCTTCCATCTCCACTGAAACAAAAGCGCGGAACTTGATGCGTAATCAAGTCCTCAACTTCAAGAAACGCCAAAAATCAATGCTCACCCGAGCTAATGCTGAAATTGGTATGAAGTAG
- a CDS encoding DNA polymerase III subunit beta yields the protein MKLVCSQSDLKTNLSLVSRAVPSRPTHPVLGNVLFQTDAETQRITLTAFDLSLGLQTSFPAQVSDNHTFTLPAKLLNDIVTRLPEGELTLVGMEEEEGEDRFSATLISASGRFRLRGMSPEEYPNLPEITAGEALQVPVSALADGLSSTLFAASAEEAKQVLTGVHLTRQEESLEFAATDGHRLAVLDATTEGIAGATEGFAVTIPARALRELERMVKMQKEDAVVSLRCDEVQVAFELDSQRLTTRKLDGNYPAYDQLIPKQFSKQVTLERKRLLNSLDLVAVLADQKNNVVKFSIDSENQQLSISVDAQEVGSAQESIPAQITGESIDIAFNVKYLMDGLKAFKGNEIQMQLNEATQPIIFSPLGALKMTYLVMPVQLRD from the coding sequence ATGAAACTCGTTTGTAGCCAGAGTGATCTCAAAACGAATCTTTCCCTTGTTAGTCGAGCTGTCCCCTCTCGTCCCACTCATCCTGTCCTAGGTAATGTCCTCTTTCAAACTGATGCGGAAACACAGCGAATCACGCTCACTGCCTTTGACTTAAGTTTGGGGCTACAAACGAGCTTTCCGGCTCAAGTGAGCGATAACCATACCTTTACACTACCGGCGAAACTCCTCAACGATATTGTCACCCGTCTCCCCGAAGGCGAACTGACCTTAGTGGGAATGGAAGAGGAAGAAGGAGAAGATCGCTTCAGTGCCACCCTCATTTCGGCTTCAGGACGTTTTCGGCTGCGGGGCATGAGTCCGGAAGAATATCCGAATTTACCGGAAATTACAGCGGGAGAAGCCTTACAAGTGCCAGTGTCAGCTTTAGCGGATGGTTTGAGTTCCACCCTGTTTGCGGCGAGCGCAGAAGAAGCCAAACAAGTCTTAACCGGAGTTCATTTAACTCGTCAAGAAGAGAGTTTGGAATTCGCGGCAACCGATGGACATCGTTTAGCGGTTCTTGATGCGACAACAGAAGGCATTGCAGGAGCAACAGAAGGGTTTGCGGTTACCATTCCGGCTCGTGCCCTGCGAGAGTTAGAACGGATGGTGAAAATGCAAAAAGAAGATGCAGTGGTCAGTTTACGTTGCGATGAGGTGCAGGTTGCTTTTGAACTCGACTCACAGCGGTTAACCACTCGTAAACTCGATGGTAATTATCCGGCTTATGATCAACTGATTCCGAAACAGTTTTCTAAGCAAGTCACTTTAGAAAGAAAACGCTTGTTGAATAGTTTAGATTTAGTAGCTGTTTTGGCAGACCAGAAAAATAATGTCGTGAAGTTCAGTATTGATAGCGAAAATCAACAGTTATCTATATCTGTGGATGCTCAGGAAGTGGGGAGCGCTCAAGAGTCAATTCCAGCCCAAATTACTGGAGAGAGTATCGATATCGCTTTTAATGTGAAATATTTAATGGATGGATTGAAAGCCTTTAAGGGAAATGAAATCCAAATGCAACTTAACGAAGCAACACAACCCATTATTTTTAGTCCTTTGGGAGCGTTGAAAATGACCTATTTGGTGATGCCGGTGCAATTGCGAGATTAA
- a CDS encoding fasciclin domain-containing protein codes for MPTIVDIAVENDSFKTLVQAVQAADLVETLASEGPFTVFAPTDDAFAKLPPGTIQTLVQNPPQLARILTYHVLSGRYNKMELADLGIVNSIEGSPIAIDCTDGFEVKNATVIAPDIEADNGVIHVIDNVLLMG; via the coding sequence ATGCCCACAATTGTCGATATTGCTGTTGAAAATGACTCCTTTAAAACCTTAGTCCAAGCGGTGCAAGCAGCTGATTTAGTAGAGACTCTGGCGAGTGAGGGACCCTTCACCGTTTTTGCACCCACTGACGACGCATTTGCTAAATTACCGCCGGGAACCATTCAAACCCTTGTCCAAAACCCACCTCAACTGGCGCGCATCTTAACCTATCATGTTTTATCCGGTCGCTATAACAAGATGGAGTTAGCTGATCTGGGAATCGTTAATTCAATAGAAGGATCGCCCATTGCCATTGATTGCACTGATGGGTTTGAAGTCAAAAACGCCACTGTCATTGCACCGGATATTGAAGCTGATAATGGCGTGATTCATGTGATTGATAACGTTTTATTGATGGGCTAA
- a CDS encoding TlyA family rRNA (cytidine-2'-O)-methyltransferase encodes MKKQRLDTLLVSRELCESRQKAQRLIRAGEVKVNDQVIDKPGTPVDAEARLQVVQPPPYVSRGGEKLAKALAEFAIRVEGRICLDGGISTGGFTDCLLKAGAKQVYGVDVGYGQVAWQLRQDERVILKERTNLRYLTPEMLYGEAMRPDFGVLDLSFISLTKVLQPLWELLIPPREVVLLVKPQFEVGRDRVGEKGVVRNPKDHYSGIMQVMTAAQHKGWCPRGLTWSPIRGPAGNIEYLLWLAAEARPIPTEALNDNGVEKITQSAYQQFHSRLQG; translated from the coding sequence ATGAAAAAACAACGTTTAGACACCTTACTGGTGAGCCGTGAGCTATGTGAATCTCGCCAAAAAGCACAACGGTTGATTCGCGCTGGGGAGGTAAAAGTTAACGACCAAGTGATCGATAAACCCGGTACACCTGTCGATGCAGAAGCCCGTTTACAAGTGGTACAACCCCCTCCTTATGTGTCACGAGGCGGAGAAAAGTTAGCGAAAGCACTTGCAGAATTTGCCATCAGGGTAGAGGGGCGAATTTGCTTAGATGGGGGAATTTCCACGGGTGGCTTTACGGATTGTTTATTAAAAGCAGGGGCAAAACAGGTGTATGGGGTGGATGTGGGCTACGGACAAGTGGCTTGGCAATTGCGTCAAGATGAACGGGTGATTCTCAAGGAACGAACGAACTTGCGTTATCTGACACCGGAAATGTTATATGGCGAGGCAATGCGCCCTGATTTCGGGGTTCTGGATTTATCGTTTATTTCTCTAACAAAAGTATTGCAACCACTGTGGGAGTTGTTGATTCCGCCTCGAGAAGTGGTGTTATTAGTAAAGCCTCAGTTTGAAGTAGGGCGCGATCGCGTTGGCGAAAAAGGAGTGGTGCGTAATCCAAAAGATCACTATTCAGGCATCATGCAGGTGATGACAGCAGCCCAGCACAAGGGGTGGTGTCCCCGAGGTTTAACTTGGTCCCCCATCCGAGGACCAGCAGGAAATATTGAATATTTGCTTTGGTTAGCAGCAGAAGCCAGACCAATCCCTACAGAAGCGCTTAATGACAATGGGGTGGAAAAAATTACGCAATCTGCTTACCAACAATTCCATTCCCGCTTGCAAGGATAG
- the petD gene encoding cytochrome b6-f complex subunit IV — translation MSTLKKPDLSDPKLRAKLAQGMGHNYYGEPAWPNDLLYTFPIVILGTIGLCVGLGVLDPAMSGEPADPFATPLEILPEWYFYPVFQILRIVPNKLLGIAAMASIPLGLMLVPFIENVNKFQNPFRRPIATAVFLFGTVVTLWLGIGATYPLDESLTLGLF, via the coding sequence ATGTCCACCTTAAAAAAACCTGATTTAAGTGATCCGAAACTGCGGGCAAAGTTAGCCCAAGGCATGGGTCATAACTACTACGGCGAACCCGCTTGGCCCAATGATTTACTCTATACGTTCCCGATCGTCATTTTAGGAACGATTGGTTTGTGTGTGGGCTTAGGCGTCCTTGATCCAGCAATGTCAGGCGAACCGGCCGATCCGTTTGCAACACCTTTGGAAATTCTACCGGAGTGGTATTTCTATCCCGTTTTCCAAATTCTACGGATTGTCCCCAATAAACTGTTGGGAATTGCGGCAATGGCATCGATTCCTCTCGGTTTAATGCTGGTTCCCTTTATCGAAAATGTGAATAAGTTCCAAAACCCCTTCCGTCGTCCGATTGCAACGGCTGTTTTCTTATTCGGTACCGTTGTCACGCTCTGGCTTGGAATTGGTGCAACTTATCCCTTAGATGAATCTTTAACCTTAGGCTTGTTCTAA
- a CDS encoding cytochrome b6 — MFTKQVTDSKIYQWFDERLEVQAISDDIASKYVPPHVNIFYCLGGITLTCFLIQFATGFAMTFYYKPTVAEAFSSVQYLMTEVNFGWLIRSIHRWSASMMVLMMILHTFRVYLTGGFKKPRELTWITGVVLAVITVSFGVTGYSLPWDQVGYWAVKIVSGVPEAIPGVGPLIVELIRGSASVGQATLTRFYSLHTFVLPWFIAVFMLLHFIMIRKQGISGPL; from the coding sequence ATGTTCACAAAACAAGTAACGGATTCTAAAATTTATCAATGGTTTGACGAGCGTCTGGAAGTCCAGGCGATCTCTGATGACATTGCCAGTAAATACGTTCCGCCTCACGTTAACATTTTTTATTGTCTCGGTGGAATCACCCTCACCTGCTTTTTAATTCAATTTGCAACGGGCTTTGCCATGACTTTTTACTACAAGCCCACCGTTGCTGAGGCTTTTTCTTCTGTTCAATATCTGATGACCGAGGTCAACTTTGGTTGGCTCATCCGCTCGATTCACCGTTGGTCTGCAAGCATGATGGTGTTGATGATGATCCTCCATACATTCCGAGTTTACCTCACCGGCGGCTTCAAAAAACCTCGTGAGCTAACTTGGATTACCGGAGTGGTCTTAGCTGTGATTACGGTTTCCTTTGGCGTCACCGGTTACTCTCTACCTTGGGATCAAGTTGGTTATTGGGCGGTCAAAATTGTCTCTGGTGTACCAGAAGCAATTCCTGGCGTTGGTCCTTTGATTGTCGAGTTAATTCGGGGTAGCGCAAGTGTTGGACAAGCAACACTAACCCGTTTCTACAGCTTACACACCTTCGTTTTACCCTGGTTCATTGCTGTCTTCATGCTGCTACACTTCATCATGATTCGTAAGCAAGGTATTTCTGGTCCCTTGTAA